The Hemibagrus wyckioides isolate EC202008001 linkage group LG25, SWU_Hwy_1.0, whole genome shotgun sequence genome has a segment encoding these proteins:
- the nmu gene encoding neuromedin-U isoform X2: protein MKRNQWRKGAWESASGSVGAMSPSHSTSLALALLLISAIPPCTGAPLFQDLSTTENDKLLNQIDNVCSSLLPEERPLRTLDTLWDLCDWMQGVLTKAQDPEARETTKRSTVFHPLLQLIPQLHSRRRRRVASHETPRLIQSRGYFLYRPRNGRRSSEYV, encoded by the exons ATGAAGAGGAACCAGTGGCGCAAAGGAGCCTGGGAAAGCGCAAGCGGTAGCGTCGGCGCAATGAGTCCTTCACACAGCACAAGTCTCGCACTCGCCCTTCTGCTTATCTCAGCCATACCGCCTTGCACAG GTGCTCCACTGTTCCAAGATCTCTCCACTACAGAGAATGACAAGCTCCTAAACCAG ATAGATAACGTCTGCTCATCCCTCCTTCCTGAAGAACGACCCCTCAGG ACGCTGGACACACTGTGGGATCTGTGTGACTGGATGCAGGGAGTGTTGACCAAAGCTCAG gatCCGGAGGCTCGAGAAACAACCAAAAGG tccacTGTGTTCCACCCTCTCCTGCAGCTCATACCGCAGCTCCATAGCAGAAGACGCAGAAGAGTAGCATCACAT GAGACCCCACGCCTTATCCAGAGCAGAGGATACTTCTTATATCGG CCACGTAATGGGAGACGATCCTCAgaatatgtgtaa
- the nmu gene encoding neuromedin-U isoform X3 — protein sequence MKRNQWRKGAWESASGSVGAMSPSHSTSLALALLLISAIPPCTGAPLFQDLSTTENDKLLNQIDNVCSSLLPEERPLRTLDTLWDLCDWMQGVLTKAQDPEARETTKRFLFHYTKPNTGLPEGTETPRLIQSRGYFLYRPRNGRRSSEYV from the exons ATGAAGAGGAACCAGTGGCGCAAAGGAGCCTGGGAAAGCGCAAGCGGTAGCGTCGGCGCAATGAGTCCTTCACACAGCACAAGTCTCGCACTCGCCCTTCTGCTTATCTCAGCCATACCGCCTTGCACAG GTGCTCCACTGTTCCAAGATCTCTCCACTACAGAGAATGACAAGCTCCTAAACCAG ATAGATAACGTCTGCTCATCCCTCCTTCCTGAAGAACGACCCCTCAGG ACGCTGGACACACTGTGGGATCTGTGTGACTGGATGCAGGGAGTGTTGACCAAAGCTCAG gatCCGGAGGCTCGAGAAACAACCAAAAGG tttttatttcattacactAAGCCGAATACTGGATTGCCCGAGGGGACG GAGACCCCACGCCTTATCCAGAGCAGAGGATACTTCTTATATCGG CCACGTAATGGGAGACGATCCTCAgaatatgtgtaa
- the nmu gene encoding neuromedin-U isoform X1 — MKRNQWRKGAWESASGSVGAMSPSHSTSLALALLLISAIPPCTGAPLFQDLSTTENDKLLNQIDNVCSSLLPEERPLRTLDTLWDLCDWMQGVLTKAQDPEARETTKRFLFHYTKPNTGLPEGTSTVFHPLLQLIPQLHSRRRRRVASHETPRLIQSRGYFLYRPRNGRRSSEYV; from the exons ATGAAGAGGAACCAGTGGCGCAAAGGAGCCTGGGAAAGCGCAAGCGGTAGCGTCGGCGCAATGAGTCCTTCACACAGCACAAGTCTCGCACTCGCCCTTCTGCTTATCTCAGCCATACCGCCTTGCACAG GTGCTCCACTGTTCCAAGATCTCTCCACTACAGAGAATGACAAGCTCCTAAACCAG ATAGATAACGTCTGCTCATCCCTCCTTCCTGAAGAACGACCCCTCAGG ACGCTGGACACACTGTGGGATCTGTGTGACTGGATGCAGGGAGTGTTGACCAAAGCTCAG gatCCGGAGGCTCGAGAAACAACCAAAAGG tttttatttcattacactAAGCCGAATACTGGATTGCCCGAGGGGACG tccacTGTGTTCCACCCTCTCCTGCAGCTCATACCGCAGCTCCATAGCAGAAGACGCAGAAGAGTAGCATCACAT GAGACCCCACGCCTTATCCAGAGCAGAGGATACTTCTTATATCGG CCACGTAATGGGAGACGATCCTCAgaatatgtgtaa